One stretch of Pseudoxanthomonas sp. Root65 DNA includes these proteins:
- the cysQ gene encoding 3'(2'),5'-bisphosphate nucleotidase CysQ has protein sequence MSRMTADLHEAVIVIAREAGLAITAVYENAFDVQRKSDDSPLTAADMAAHQVIADGLRRLTPQWPVLSEEAADIPWAERSQWPTYWLVDPLDGTREFIKRNGEFTVNIALIEQNEPIFGVVHAPVTGETWHARQGRNAYRRVGDVDAQIRTRAPATGTLKVAASRSHRDARTQAFLDGMGGIEEVSLGSSLKFCRIAEGTLDVYPRFGPTSEWDTAAAQCVLEAAGGALLAPDGRAFRYNRRETLLNGDFVALGDMTLPWRTWLAQAQEGANGHARSA, from the coding sequence ATGAGTCGGATGACCGCAGACCTGCACGAAGCCGTCATCGTCATCGCCCGCGAAGCGGGCCTCGCCATCACGGCGGTGTACGAGAACGCCTTCGACGTGCAACGCAAGAGCGACGACAGTCCGCTCACCGCCGCCGACATGGCGGCCCATCAGGTCATCGCCGACGGCCTGCGCCGGCTGACCCCGCAGTGGCCGGTGCTGTCGGAAGAAGCCGCCGACATCCCGTGGGCCGAGCGCAGCCAGTGGCCGACCTACTGGCTGGTGGACCCGCTGGACGGCACCCGCGAGTTCATCAAGCGCAACGGCGAGTTCACCGTCAACATCGCGCTGATCGAACAGAACGAACCCATCTTCGGCGTCGTCCATGCCCCGGTGACCGGGGAGACCTGGCACGCGCGCCAGGGCCGCAATGCCTACCGCCGCGTCGGCGACGTGGATGCGCAGATCCGCACGCGCGCACCGGCCACCGGCACGCTGAAGGTCGCGGCCAGCCGCTCGCATCGCGATGCGCGCACGCAGGCGTTTCTCGACGGCATGGGCGGGATCGAGGAGGTCTCGCTCGGCTCGTCGCTGAAGTTCTGCCGCATCGCCGAGGGCACGCTGGACGTCTACCCGCGCTTCGGTCCCACCAGCGAGTGGGACACGGCCGCCGCGCAGTGCGTGCTGGAAGCCGCCGGCGGTGCTCTGCTGGCGCCGGATGGCCGCGCGTTCCGCTACAACCGCCGCGAGACACTGCTCAACGGCGACTTCGTGGCGCTGGGCGACATGACGCTGCCGTGGCGCACCTGGCTGGCGCAGGCACAGGAAGGCGCGAACGGACATGCCCGCAGCGCCTGA
- the mazG gene encoding nucleoside triphosphate pyrophosphohydrolase has protein sequence MPAAPDGGIARLLAIMAKLRDPDGGCPWDLEQDFSTIAPYTVEEAYEVADAIVRHDLPALKDELGDLLLQVVFHAQMASEQGAFAFGDVVDAICDKMVRRHPHVFDPSTGSGQAASVADADAQTVNWEAIKAAERKAAGEDDTSALAGVARGLPEWQRAIKLQSRAARVGFDWPDTGPVIDKLHEEIDEVRVELAAAPSPERDARLEDEIGDLLFVAANLARHAKVDVGGALRRANLKFERRFRAMEALAAADGTSMSALSLAQQEALWGRVKQGEGM, from the coding sequence ATGCCCGCAGCGCCTGACGGCGGCATCGCGCGGCTGCTGGCCATCATGGCCAAGCTGCGCGATCCCGACGGAGGGTGTCCATGGGACCTGGAACAGGATTTCTCCACCATCGCGCCGTACACGGTGGAGGAGGCCTACGAGGTCGCCGACGCGATCGTCCGCCACGATCTGCCGGCGCTGAAGGACGAACTGGGCGACCTGCTGCTGCAGGTCGTCTTCCATGCGCAGATGGCGAGCGAGCAGGGCGCCTTCGCCTTCGGTGATGTCGTCGATGCCATCTGCGACAAGATGGTGCGGCGGCACCCGCATGTGTTCGACCCTTCGACAGGCTCAGGACAGGCTGCCTCGGTCGCCGATGCCGACGCGCAGACCGTCAACTGGGAAGCGATCAAGGCGGCCGAGCGCAAGGCTGCGGGCGAAGACGACACCTCGGCCTTGGCCGGCGTCGCCCGCGGGCTGCCCGAGTGGCAGCGCGCGATCAAGCTGCAGTCGCGCGCGGCACGGGTCGGCTTCGACTGGCCCGACACCGGACCGGTCATCGACAAGCTGCACGAGGAGATCGACGAGGTCCGCGTGGAACTCGCCGCTGCGCCGTCGCCCGAGCGCGACGCGCGGCTGGAGGACGAGATCGGCGACCTGTTGTTCGTCGCCGCCAATCTGGCGCGGCATGCCAAGGTGGACGTGGGCGGCGCGCTGCGCCGGGCCAACCTGAAGTTCGAGCGCCGTTTCCGTGCGATGGAAGCGCTGGCCGCGGCAGATGGCACCTCGATGTCCGCGCTGTCGCTGGCGCAGCAGGAAGCGCTGTGGGGGCGCGTCAAGCAAGGCGAAGGCATGTAG
- a CDS encoding YnfA family protein: protein MKTLLLFLVTALAEIVGCYLPYLWLRKDGSAWLLVPAAASLALFAWLLTLHPTASGRVYAAYGGVYVTMAIAWLWAVDAVKPTRWDLLGAGLCLTGMAVIMFAPRAA from the coding sequence ATGAAGACCTTGCTGTTGTTCCTCGTCACCGCGCTGGCCGAGATCGTCGGCTGCTACCTGCCGTACCTGTGGCTGCGCAAGGATGGCAGCGCCTGGCTGCTGGTGCCGGCGGCGGCCAGCCTGGCCCTGTTCGCCTGGCTGCTGACCCTGCATCCCACGGCTTCTGGCCGCGTGTATGCCGCCTACGGCGGCGTCTACGTGACCATGGCGATCGCATGGCTGTGGGCCGTGGACGCGGTGAAGCCGACGCGCTGGGACCTGCTGGGCGCCGGCTTGTGCCTGACGGGCATGGCGGTGATCATGTTCGCGCCACGCGCCGCCTGA
- a CDS encoding DUF962 domain-containing protein, whose protein sequence is MSRFASFREFYPFYLAEHSHRTSRRLHFIGSCGVLALLVLAIVDRNAWWLLAALFCGYGFAWVGHFFFEKNRPATFKHPFYSFAGDWVMFKDILTGKIRF, encoded by the coding sequence ATGAGCCGCTTCGCCAGCTTCCGCGAGTTCTATCCGTTCTACCTCGCCGAACACAGTCATCGCACCTCGCGGCGCCTGCATTTCATCGGCAGCTGCGGCGTGCTTGCCTTGCTGGTGCTGGCCATCGTCGACCGCAACGCCTGGTGGCTGCTGGCCGCGCTGTTCTGCGGCTACGGCTTCGCCTGGGTAGGCCACTTCTTCTTCGAGAAGAACCGCCCCGCCACCTTCAAGCACCCGTTCTATTCCTTCGCCGGCGACTGGGTGATGTTCAAGGACATCCTGACCGGGAAGATCCGGTTCTAG
- a CDS encoding DMT family protein, translating to MIDRVLPLFLLLASNVFMTFAWYGHLKYKSAPLFMVILASWGIAFFEYTLMVPANRMGSAVYSVVQLKTIQEILTLLVFAGFSTWYLGQPLKWNHYAAFALIVGAAFLMFYE from the coding sequence ATGATCGACCGCGTCCTGCCCCTGTTCCTGCTGCTGGCCTCCAACGTCTTCATGACGTTCGCCTGGTACGGCCACCTGAAGTACAAGTCCGCACCGCTGTTCATGGTGATCCTGGCCAGCTGGGGCATCGCCTTCTTCGAGTACACGCTGATGGTGCCGGCCAACCGCATGGGCAGCGCCGTCTACTCGGTGGTGCAGCTGAAGACGATCCAGGAAATCCTGACCCTGCTGGTCTTCGCCGGTTTCAGCACCTGGTACCTGGGCCAGCCGCTGAAATGGAACCACTACGCGGCCTTCGCGCTGATCGTGGGCGCGGCGTTCCTGATGTTCTACGAGTGA
- a CDS encoding response regulator transcription factor: MRHSQETAGLVLVVEDNRNISEMIGEYLEGRGFEVDYATDGLDGYRLAVENSYDVLVLDLMLPRLDGMEVCKRLRTEARKSTPVLMLTARDTLDDKLTGLSSGADDYLTKPFAIQELEARLRALIRRERRQVGAEVLKVADLVLDPVSMRATRGGTELMLSPIGLRLLTILMRESPRVVTRQEIEREIWGNGLPDSDTLRSHLYNLRKVIDKPFDKPLLHTVQSAGYRIADIG, translated from the coding sequence ATGCGACACAGTCAGGAAACCGCGGGTCTGGTGCTGGTGGTGGAAGACAACCGCAACATTTCCGAGATGATCGGGGAATATCTGGAAGGCCGCGGTTTCGAGGTCGACTACGCCACCGACGGCCTGGACGGTTACCGGCTGGCGGTGGAGAACAGCTACGACGTGCTGGTGCTCGACCTGATGCTGCCGCGCCTGGACGGCATGGAAGTCTGCAAGCGCCTGCGCACCGAAGCCCGCAAGTCCACGCCCGTGCTGATGCTGACCGCGCGCGACACGCTGGACGACAAGCTGACCGGCCTGAGCTCCGGCGCCGACGACTACCTGACCAAGCCCTTCGCGATCCAGGAACTGGAAGCCCGCCTGCGTGCCCTGATCCGCCGCGAGCGCCGCCAGGTCGGTGCCGAAGTGCTGAAGGTCGCGGACCTGGTGTTGGACCCGGTCAGCATGCGCGCCACCCGGGGCGGCACCGAACTGATGCTGTCGCCGATCGGCTTGCGCCTGCTGACCATCCTGATGCGCGAATCGCCGCGCGTGGTGACCCGTCAGGAGATCGAGCGCGAGATCTGGGGCAACGGCCTGCCGGACTCGGACACGCTGCGCAGCCACCTGTACAACCTGCGCAAGGTGATCGACAAGCCTTTCGACAAGCCGCTGCTGCACACCGTGCAGAGCGCGGGCTACCGCATCGCCGACATCGGCTGA
- a CDS encoding HAMP domain-containing sensor histidine kinase, which produces MRQGLPRKLRIAFILQAVMVSLAIVLGVYLISAVIKHSLMNTALQEEAAHFWELYSASTAQPPPNTHNLRGYLVVKGHSNLVLPENLRNLAPGFHELRNDDLLVLVDEQPQGRLYLVFLRSQAERLAFYFGTVPIIMTLVAIYLVSWLTYRASKRLVSPVSWLARQVSEWDPRRPDVSALAADRLPSDVQGEARQLAAALHGLAQRVSAHVARERDFTRDASHELRTPLTVIRVATDMGMAEDSPPRVARALQRIQRAGRDMEAVIDAFLILAREAEVEPQSEDFDVADIVMDEAENARTLLLNKPVDLEVTLHARPRLHAPPRVFQVVVSNLLRNACTYTDRGRIDVLLEPDRVVVRDTGIGMAAESMQRVFEPFYRADPSRPHGSGLGLSIVSRLCDRFGWKIELDSELGRGTTATIRFVP; this is translated from the coding sequence ATGCGCCAAGGCCTGCCCCGCAAACTCAGGATCGCCTTCATCCTGCAGGCCGTGATGGTCAGCCTGGCCATCGTGCTGGGCGTGTATCTGATCTCGGCGGTCATCAAGCACAGCCTGATGAACACCGCGCTGCAGGAAGAAGCCGCGCATTTCTGGGAGCTCTACAGCGCCAGCACGGCGCAGCCGCCGCCGAACACCCACAACCTGCGCGGCTATCTGGTGGTGAAGGGGCACTCCAACCTGGTGCTGCCGGAAAACCTGCGCAATCTCGCGCCCGGCTTCCACGAACTGAGGAACGACGATCTGCTGGTGCTGGTCGACGAGCAACCGCAGGGCCGCCTGTACCTGGTGTTCCTGCGGTCGCAGGCCGAGCGGCTGGCGTTCTATTTCGGCACCGTGCCGATCATCATGACGCTGGTGGCGATCTACCTGGTGTCGTGGCTGACCTACCGCGCGTCCAAGCGGCTGGTCTCGCCGGTGAGCTGGCTGGCGCGGCAGGTCTCCGAGTGGGATCCGCGCCGCCCCGATGTCAGCGCCCTGGCGGCCGACCGCCTGCCCAGCGACGTGCAGGGCGAAGCCCGGCAACTGGCCGCGGCGTTGCACGGCCTGGCCCAGCGCGTCAGCGCGCATGTCGCGCGCGAACGCGATTTCACCCGCGACGCCAGCCACGAGTTGCGCACGCCGCTGACGGTGATCCGCGTGGCCACCGACATGGGCATGGCCGAAGACTCGCCGCCGCGCGTGGCGCGCGCCCTGCAGCGCATCCAGCGTGCCGGCCGCGACATGGAGGCGGTGATCGACGCCTTCCTGATCCTGGCGCGAGAAGCCGAAGTGGAGCCGCAGAGCGAGGACTTCGACGTCGCCGACATCGTCATGGACGAGGCCGAGAACGCACGCACGCTGCTGCTCAACAAGCCGGTCGACCTGGAAGTCACCCTGCACGCGCGCCCGCGGCTGCACGCCCCGCCGCGGGTGTTCCAGGTGGTCGTCAGCAACCTGCTGCGCAACGCCTGCACCTATACCGATCGCGGCCGCATCGACGTGCTGCTGGAGCCGGACCGCGTGGTCGTACGGGACACGGGCATCGGCATGGCGGCCGAATCGATGCAGCGGGTGTTCGAGCCGTTCTACCGCGCCGATCCCTCGCGCCCCCACGGCAGCGGCCTGGGCCTGTCCATCGTCAGCCGCCTCTGCGACCGCTTCGGCTGGAAGATCGAACTCGACAGCGAACTGGGCCGCGGCACCACGGCGACGATCCGCTTCGTTCCGTAA
- a CDS encoding efflux RND transporter periplasmic adaptor subunit: protein MSQPARTASRKPSPLPKILLGVAVVALLGAGAWYWTARKGEAADSAYRTATIERGDIRVAISATGTLSAISTVTVGSQISGQVTDVLVDYNSEVKKGEVLARIDPSTYEAQIEQGNAQIASAQANLRQAQATLANAEIDYTRKADLGRQQLVAQSDVDLARASRDQARAQVNAAQASIRQQTASTQTTRVNLDRTVIRSPVDGVVLTRTIEPGQTVAASLQAPELFTIAEDLSKMKIELAVDEADIGQVKVGQAVSFTVDAFSDRQFRGQVQQVRLSATTTSNVVTYPVVVSVDNSDGTLLPGLTVNAEIEVSKRDNILKVSNAALRYKPTGEQAAAGVTAQAVPQGGQNRGGGISDDLVRVAGTLQLKPEQQSAFDTALAAMRERQAARMAQAQQRGGPSMFGGPGGGPRSGGNAGGGGAMQAQMRQRMADRMQQEFAPFRATLDDAQKQRWDGELRALLGAKRAPIYKLADGTPEMVQVRVGASDGTSTEVSGPVKEGDVVVVGERARE, encoded by the coding sequence ATGAGCCAGCCTGCACGCACTGCTTCCCGCAAGCCTTCTCCGCTTCCCAAGATCCTGCTCGGGGTCGCCGTCGTCGCCCTCCTCGGCGCAGGTGCGTGGTACTGGACCGCGCGCAAGGGCGAGGCCGCGGACAGCGCCTATCGCACCGCCACCATCGAGCGCGGCGATATCCGCGTGGCGATCTCCGCCACCGGCACGCTGAGCGCCATCTCCACGGTCACTGTCGGCAGCCAGATTTCCGGCCAGGTCACCGACGTGCTGGTCGACTACAACAGCGAAGTGAAGAAGGGTGAAGTGCTGGCGCGCATCGATCCCAGCACCTACGAGGCGCAGATCGAACAGGGCAATGCGCAGATCGCGAGCGCGCAAGCCAACCTGCGGCAGGCGCAGGCCACGCTGGCCAACGCCGAGATCGACTACACCCGCAAGGCCGACCTGGGCCGGCAGCAGCTGGTCGCGCAGAGCGATGTCGACCTGGCCCGTGCCTCGCGCGACCAAGCGCGCGCGCAGGTCAACGCGGCGCAGGCGTCGATCCGCCAGCAGACCGCGTCCACCCAGACCACCCGCGTCAATCTTGATCGCACGGTGATCCGCTCGCCGGTCGACGGCGTGGTGCTGACCCGCACCATCGAGCCCGGCCAGACCGTGGCGGCCAGCCTGCAGGCGCCGGAGCTGTTCACCATCGCCGAAGACCTGTCGAAGATGAAGATCGAACTGGCCGTCGACGAGGCCGACATCGGCCAGGTCAAGGTGGGGCAGGCGGTGTCGTTCACCGTCGATGCGTTTTCCGACCGTCAGTTCCGCGGACAGGTGCAGCAGGTGCGCCTATCGGCCACCACCACCAGCAACGTGGTGACCTATCCGGTGGTGGTCAGCGTGGACAACAGCGATGGCACGCTATTGCCGGGCCTGACCGTCAACGCCGAGATCGAGGTCAGCAAGCGCGACAACATCCTCAAGGTCTCCAACGCGGCGCTGCGCTACAAGCCGACCGGCGAACAGGCCGCGGCGGGCGTGACCGCACAGGCCGTGCCGCAGGGCGGCCAGAACCGGGGCGGTGGCATCAGCGACGATCTGGTGCGCGTGGCCGGCACCCTGCAATTGAAGCCCGAACAGCAGTCCGCGTTCGACACCGCACTGGCCGCGATGCGCGAGCGACAGGCCGCCCGCATGGCGCAGGCGCAGCAGCGCGGAGGCCCCAGCATGTTCGGCGGTCCGGGCGGGGGTCCGCGGTCAGGTGGCAACGCCGGTGGCGGCGGTGCGATGCAGGCGCAGATGCGCCAGCGCATGGCCGATCGCATGCAGCAGGAGTTCGCCCCGTTCCGCGCCACCCTCGACGATGCGCAGAAGCAGCGCTGGGATGGTGAACTGCGCGCCCTGCTCGGCGCCAAGCGTGCGCCGATCTACAAGCTCGCTGATGGCACGCCGGAGATGGTGCAGGTGCGCGTGGGCGCCAGCGACGGCACCAGCACCGAGGTGTCCGGGCCGGTGAAGGAAGGCGACGTGGTGGTCGTGGGCGAGCGCGCGCGGGAATGA
- a CDS encoding ABC transporter ATP-binding protein, protein MPSANAGDRVPVIQTHALGKVYSAGTEAEVVALRGVDMRVDRGDFVAIMGPSGSGKSTLMNLIGCLDTPSDGTYFCDGIDVATLDAEELAILRREKIGFVFQGFHLLPRMTALDNVAMPLGYAQVPPGERAERARQALAAVGLAERAGHRPNELSGGQQQRVAIARALINQPPILLADEPTGALDSKTGEEILALFKRLRDDGHTVILITHDAEVAAHADRILVMRDGELHEEPGFGNRDSGAGGARP, encoded by the coding sequence ATGCCGTCCGCGAATGCCGGCGACCGCGTGCCGGTCATCCAGACGCACGCACTGGGCAAGGTCTATTCCGCCGGCACCGAGGCGGAAGTGGTCGCGTTGCGCGGTGTGGACATGCGCGTGGACCGGGGCGACTTCGTCGCCATCATGGGTCCGTCGGGTTCCGGCAAGTCCACGCTGATGAACCTGATCGGCTGCCTGGACACGCCCAGCGACGGCACCTATTTCTGCGACGGCATCGACGTGGCCACGCTGGACGCCGAGGAGCTGGCGATCCTGCGCCGTGAGAAGATCGGCTTCGTGTTCCAGGGCTTCCATCTGTTGCCGCGCATGACCGCGCTGGACAACGTGGCCATGCCGCTGGGCTACGCGCAGGTGCCGCCGGGGGAACGCGCCGAACGCGCACGCCAGGCGCTGGCCGCCGTGGGCCTGGCCGAACGTGCCGGGCATCGGCCCAACGAACTGTCGGGTGGCCAGCAGCAGCGCGTGGCGATTGCCCGCGCGCTGATCAACCAGCCGCCGATCCTGCTGGCCGACGAACCGACCGGTGCGCTGGACAGCAAGACCGGCGAAGAGATCCTGGCGCTGTTCAAGCGCCTGCGCGACGACGGCCACACCGTCATCCTGATCACCCACGACGCCGAAGTGGCCGCGCACGCCGACCGCATCCTGGTGATGCGCGATGGGGAGTTGCATGAGGAGCCGGGATTCGGAAACCGGGATTCGGGAGCCGGAGGAGCGCGCCCGTGA
- a CDS encoding ABC transporter permease produces MKFSDILRTALHALRGNWMRSALTSLGVIIGIAAVIVMVSVGQGTQAEIDKLVSGLGSQRLDISPGAGRGPGGGGVRMSSSSFYTLNEGDVEAIRNEIPEVQYVAGALRGNTQIVFAENNASTSWQGVQADFFDINSWVIANGEGFDAQDYSSADKVVILGETVRRTLFGEDSGVGQTVRLGRVPFTVVGTLAPKGQGGFGQDQDDVMMVPLETARRRLMGSMGLPPGAVQQVALTVADAKDLSYVQGEVEALLRQRHKIAPGEEDDFNVRNISEIVATRTATTKLMSLLLGAVATISLIVGGIGIMNIMLVSVTERIREIGLRMAVGAGPGDVRRQFLAEAMLLSLGGGVLGIVIGVVGALLVGQFSELPVALNGQVIGLAAGFSIATGLFFGYYPARKASQLDPIEALRSQ; encoded by the coding sequence ATGAAATTCTCCGACATCCTGCGCACCGCACTGCACGCGTTGCGCGGCAACTGGATGCGCAGTGCGCTGACGTCGCTGGGCGTGATCATCGGCATCGCCGCCGTCATCGTGATGGTGTCGGTGGGCCAGGGCACGCAGGCGGAGATCGACAAGCTGGTGTCCGGCCTGGGCTCGCAGCGCCTGGACATCAGTCCGGGTGCCGGCCGCGGTCCGGGCGGTGGTGGCGTCCGGATGAGTTCAAGCAGCTTCTACACGCTCAACGAGGGCGACGTGGAAGCGATCCGCAACGAGATTCCCGAGGTGCAGTACGTGGCCGGCGCGCTGCGCGGCAATACGCAGATCGTGTTCGCCGAGAACAATGCGTCGACCAGCTGGCAGGGCGTGCAGGCCGACTTCTTCGACATCAACAGTTGGGTGATCGCCAACGGCGAAGGCTTCGATGCGCAGGATTATTCGAGCGCCGACAAGGTCGTGATCCTCGGCGAGACCGTGCGGCGCACGCTGTTCGGCGAGGACAGCGGCGTCGGCCAGACCGTGCGCCTGGGCCGCGTGCCGTTCACCGTGGTGGGCACGCTGGCGCCGAAGGGGCAGGGCGGTTTCGGCCAGGACCAGGACGACGTGATGATGGTGCCGCTGGAAACCGCGCGGCGCCGGCTGATGGGCTCGATGGGCCTGCCACCGGGCGCCGTGCAGCAGGTCGCGCTGACCGTGGCAGACGCCAAGGACCTGAGTTACGTGCAGGGCGAAGTGGAAGCGCTGCTGCGCCAGCGGCACAAGATCGCGCCGGGCGAGGAGGACGACTTCAACGTGCGCAACATCTCCGAGATCGTCGCCACCCGCACCGCCACTACCAAGCTGATGTCGCTGCTGCTGGGCGCGGTGGCCACCATTTCGCTGATCGTCGGCGGCATCGGTATCATGAACATCATGCTGGTGTCGGTGACCGAGCGTATCCGCGAGATCGGCCTGCGCATGGCGGTGGGCGCAGGCCCTGGCGACGTGCGCCGGCAGTTCCTCGCCGAAGCCATGCTGCTGTCGCTCGGCGGTGGCGTGCTGGGCATCGTCATCGGCGTGGTCGGCGCGCTGCTGGTCGGCCAGTTCAGCGAGCTTCCGGTGGCGTTGAACGGGCAGGTGATCGGGCTGGCCGCCGGCTTCTCGATCGCCACCGGCCTGTTCTTCGGCTACTACCCGGCCCGCAAGGCCTCGCAGCTCGATCCGATCGAGGCGCTGCGCTCGCAGTAG
- a CDS encoding isoaspartyl peptidase/L-asparaginase, producing the protein MSPPTSRRPLALAIHGGAGVIERGSLAPEVETAIHAELARALDVGHAILATGGSALDAVEAAVTVLEDSPYFNAGRGAVFTAEGRHELDAAIMDGRHRRAGAVAGLMTVRHPVRLARRVLEDSPHVFLIGDGAEQFADTQPGIERVPNGWFSTEARRAQLRDAQQREQQAWHGNDDLRGQYFGTVGAVALDSRGHVAAATSTGGMTNKRWGRVGDSPVIGAGTWADARCAVSCSGWGEFYIRNAAAHDIAARVAYRGDRLRDAVEDVILGEVPQHGGDGGAIAVDTDGNVSLVLSTRGMYRGWVGPDGTRGTAIYQDA; encoded by the coding sequence ATGAGCCCGCCTACGTCCCGCCGGCCGCTTGCCCTGGCCATCCATGGAGGCGCCGGCGTGATCGAACGGGGCAGCCTGGCGCCCGAGGTCGAAACCGCGATCCACGCCGAACTCGCACGCGCGCTGGATGTGGGCCACGCCATCCTTGCGACCGGTGGCAGCGCGCTGGACGCCGTGGAAGCTGCGGTGACCGTGCTGGAGGATTCGCCTTACTTCAACGCCGGACGCGGCGCGGTGTTCACCGCCGAGGGTCGGCATGAGCTCGATGCCGCCATCATGGACGGACGCCACCGCCGTGCCGGGGCGGTCGCAGGGCTCATGACGGTGCGTCATCCGGTGCGGCTGGCGCGGCGCGTGCTGGAGGACTCGCCGCACGTGTTCCTGATCGGCGACGGCGCTGAACAGTTCGCCGACACGCAACCCGGCATCGAGCGCGTGCCGAACGGCTGGTTTTCCACGGAGGCGCGACGTGCGCAGCTGCGCGATGCGCAACAGCGCGAACAGCAGGCGTGGCATGGCAACGACGACCTGCGCGGCCAGTACTTCGGCACGGTCGGCGCGGTGGCGCTGGACAGCCGCGGGCATGTGGCGGCGGCGACGTCTACCGGCGGCATGACCAACAAGCGTTGGGGTCGCGTGGGCGATTCGCCGGTGATCGGTGCGGGCACCTGGGCCGATGCGCGGTGTGCGGTGTCGTGCAGCGGCTGGGGTGAGTTCTACATCCGCAACGCGGCCGCCCACGATATCGCCGCCCGCGTGGCCTACCGGGGCGACCGCCTGCGCGACGCGGTGGAGGACGTCATCCTGGGCGAAGTGCCGCAGCATGGCGGCGACGGCGGTGCCATCGCGGTCGATACCGACGGCAACGTCTCGCTGGTGCTCAGTACCCGCGGCATGTACCGCGGCTGGGTGGGGCCGGACGGCACGCGCGGCACCGCCATCTACCAGGACGCCTGA
- a CDS encoding VOC family protein: MLTHCKVGAIVFFVSDLARSVDFYRGTLGLPIDALDGHDGPWAMGDVGDLTLVFIPRPARAGESPVVVFSLDGGIDDHAEALAAKGVEIVVPVSESPDGGLSLDFLDPDGNVLSLHQPAGAARRA, translated from the coding sequence ATGCTCACGCACTGCAAGGTAGGCGCCATCGTGTTCTTTGTTTCCGACCTCGCGCGGTCGGTGGATTTCTACCGGGGCACCCTGGGCCTGCCCATCGATGCGCTGGACGGTCACGACGGCCCGTGGGCGATGGGCGACGTCGGCGACCTCACGCTGGTCTTCATTCCGCGGCCCGCACGCGCGGGCGAATCGCCCGTCGTCGTCTTCAGCCTCGACGGCGGCATCGACGACCATGCCGAAGCGCTGGCCGCCAAGGGCGTGGAGATCGTGGTGCCGGTCAGCGAATCGCCCGATGGCGGACTGTCGCTGGACTTCCTCGACCCGGATGGCAACGTACTGAGCCTGCATCAGCCGGCCGGTGCCGCACGGCGGGCATGA